A genomic region of Mesorhizobium sp. NZP2077 contains the following coding sequences:
- a CDS encoding FAD-dependent monooxygenase produces MDDTRSRQVVIAGAGVAGLTAAIAFAERGYCVQVFEQAQRLEAVGAGLQLSPNATRILRQLGVLDRLLPAAVQPEAVVLKDARTLRELARVPLGQAGETRWGAPYLVAHRADLQSALMARVAEMPDIRLTLGGRVEKIATGSHGVTATVEIGGKTAEEQGSLLVGADGVWSLVRALVDSNRMASPRSRFSGELAWRATVAADSGAGQAFAAIGAVDCVTTFLHPGFHMVAYPVSKGDAFNVVAFTKGERVAEGWSGRADPSILAAAMRGTASSLAKLVERAGPWLTWPLHTVEQKQPWTTPAGIALIGDAAHAMTPFAAQGAAMAIEDAATLANVIADFPGCPVESLRMWENLRRPRVARVARRGAINRLAWHAAGPIAMARNLILATRPGERLAADLDWLYGWEEREVVRR; encoded by the coding sequence ATGGACGACACGCGCTCCCGGCAAGTCGTCATCGCCGGAGCGGGCGTCGCCGGGCTGACGGCGGCCATCGCCTTTGCCGAACGCGGCTATTGCGTGCAGGTTTTCGAACAAGCACAGCGCCTCGAAGCCGTGGGTGCCGGCCTCCAGCTCTCCCCCAACGCAACACGCATCCTGCGCCAACTCGGCGTGCTCGACCGGCTGTTGCCGGCGGCGGTTCAGCCGGAGGCCGTGGTGCTGAAGGACGCAAGGACGTTGCGCGAATTGGCGCGGGTGCCGCTGGGGCAAGCTGGCGAAACGCGCTGGGGCGCTCCCTATCTCGTCGCGCACCGGGCGGACCTGCAGAGCGCGCTGATGGCGCGTGTTGCCGAGATGCCTGATATTCGTCTCACTCTCGGAGGGCGCGTCGAGAAAATTGCTACTGGCAGCCATGGTGTCACGGCGACTGTCGAGATCGGCGGCAAGACGGCAGAGGAACAAGGCTCGTTGCTGGTCGGTGCCGATGGCGTCTGGTCGTTGGTGCGCGCGCTTGTCGATTCAAACAGGATGGCATCGCCAAGAAGCCGCTTTTCGGGAGAGTTGGCCTGGCGCGCCACCGTCGCAGCCGATAGCGGCGCTGGGCAAGCCTTTGCCGCGATCGGTGCGGTCGATTGCGTCACGACTTTTCTCCATCCGGGTTTCCACATGGTCGCCTATCCCGTCAGCAAGGGCGACGCCTTCAACGTCGTCGCCTTCACAAAAGGTGAGCGCGTCGCCGAGGGCTGGTCCGGCCGTGCCGATCCAAGCATCCTCGCCGCCGCCATGCGCGGCACCGCGTCAAGCCTTGCAAAGCTGGTGGAACGGGCCGGTCCATGGCTGACGTGGCCACTCCATACCGTTGAGCAGAAGCAGCCCTGGACAACGCCAGCCGGCATCGCACTGATCGGCGATGCCGCGCATGCGATGACGCCGTTCGCGGCGCAGGGGGCAGCGATGGCGATCGAGGATGCAGCGACGCTTGCCAATGTCATAGCCGACTTCCCTGGCTGTCCAGTGGAAAGTCTTCGGATGTGGGAGAACCTGCGACGGCCGCGTGTGGCGAGAGTGGCTCGCCGCGGTGCCATCAACCGCCTTGCCTGGCATGCTGCCGGCCCCATCGCTATGGCCCGCAATCTTATCCTGGCGACACGGCCTGGAGAAAGGCTCGCGGCCGATCTCGACTGGCTTTATGGCTGGGAGGAACGGGAGGTTGTGAGGCGCTGA